In Saprospiraceae bacterium, the sequence GTACACTTCGCATCGCTTACGGGACCAGCAAGGCGGCCCTGATGCATCTCACCAAGCAACAAGCTGTAGAATACGGTGATAAAGGCATACGAATAAATGCTGTAGCCCCGGGACCGGTCCCGACAGAGATGTCCGTGCAAGTACACTCAACGGACATCAAAAAAGCTTATATGAATGCAATACCTTTAGCCAGATTTGGCACGGCGGACGAAATCGCCAATGTCGTCTATTTTCTATGTAGCGAGGAGGCCAGATATATCAATGGACAAATCATAGCCGTTGACGGAGGATTTGATGCTGCAGGGGTGGGATTGGAGGCGTTACGGCAATCGTAAGGCTAAATAAATAGCAATCAAGGCTCAGTCAAGTGTGACTCCGATCAATGATCCTATTCCATAAGTAATAGCGGCTGCCATCACACCAAAGATCACTTGTCTGAATCCTGAGTACCAAATACTTTTTCCAGTAAAAATAGTGATCGCACTTCCGATAAAAAACAAGCCTATTGAGGTAAGTCCGATAGCCCAAATGATTGCTTTGGGACCAGAGCTCAACATAAAGGGCACGACAGGTATGATAGCGCCTATTGCAAATAAAATAAAAGATGCGATTGCTGCCGTCCAGGCAGATCCTTCTAATTCATCTTGTTGAATGCCTAATTCTTCCTGGATCAAAATTTCTTTAGCAGTGCTGGTAGATGAAAAAGCTTTTGAGGCTAACTCCAGGGCTTGATTCTCTTCTATTCCTTTGGACATATAGATCAATTGGAGTTCTTTTGTTCCAATTCAGGATGCATTTCAAGTTCATCTATTTCAAGTTGCATCTGCCTTTCATATAATTCTTGTGAGCTTTTGACCGATATCCATTCACCCAATGCCATTGAAAGAGCGCCGGCTAATAAACCAGCTACTCCGGCTAACAATACCCCTTGACCGCCATTGGTCGCGCCAGCCATACCCATCACTAAACTAGCATTAGATATAAGTCCATCATTGGCACCTAATACTGCTGCGCGCAAAGCATTACCTCCAATGGTTTTGTGCCTCCGTCCCTCCAGCATTGTCAGCTTGGCTCCGGATACTTTTCCTTGCCTTTTGACAAGGTTGTCAAGGATAGTAGTATGGTTGTCTTCCTTCCCACTGATGGGTATAGAAAAATGTGTTTTTAATTTTTTCTGTTTGAAAGCCAACGACTTTTCTGTCTGCATCAAGGTGTCTAAAACATATTCATAACCAAATACTTTGCCTATTCGGTGTACAACTTTGGCGCGCCATGAAGGTAATAAAAGGTCTAATCTATCCGCCTGGATGGAGTGGTTGATAGAGGAAGCATGCTGTGCCTCAATGATGGCCATTTCGTGAAATATTTTTTTGATAGAGGGGTCAGTTTCTACTTTCTCCAATTGATAGTATAGGTAAGCAGCATCTACTTCTGTTTGACTATTTTCTGCAGAGGTAAACTTTTTCATATTTTTTAAGAATGAAGGTGTGAGTTATCTATCATAGGTTTAAAAACAACTTGTTTACTTATTATTTGATATTCCTAAGATTCTTGTTTTCCAATATTTTGATATAATTACTTCGTTCGTAAGCAGTGGGATCAGATACATGCTCCTGGCTCATCGATCCTCTGAATGCATCCATGGATTTAAAGCCCATTTCGCGCATATACCATTTTAGGTCATCGAGAATATCTTTGATCCACGGTATACCATGCCGGTAAAGTGCAGAAGCACACATAGCTACATCTGCGCCAGCGAGAATATATTTGATCAATTCTTTGGCTCCATGTACCCCTGTTGTGGCAGCCAGCGAGACTGGAATCCTGCCATGCAGTATAGCGATCCATAACAAGGGTAGTCGGATCTCTGAGGGGTGGCTGAATTCAAGATTGGGTATCACTGAAAGATTATCGATATCAAAATCTGGTTGATAAAACCGGTTAAACAACACGAGCGCATCCGCTCCGGATTGCTGCAATTGATTGGCCATATGACCCAGCGCTGAAAAATATGGATTTAACTTTACGGCGATCGGTATTTTTACAGTTTTACGAATCAACTGTACGATATCCAAATACCTTTTTTCTACTTCTGCATTGGTGATATTAATGTCGGCAGGTATAAAGTATACATTGATCTCCAGTCCGTCAGCGCCTGCTCTTTCGATATCGAGGGCATACTCCGTCCAACCGTGGGGCGTGATCCCATTGAGACTGGCTATAATAGGAATGTCAGTACGCTCCTTGGCTTGCCTGATGATTTCAAGGTACTGAGAAGTATCTACTGCATATTCATCCAAATCAGGAAAGAAGTCAGCGGCTTCAGCAAATGCATTGGTCGTAGACCTCAACACTTGTTCGAGTTTGTGTGCATCCTGTTTGATCTGCTCTTCGAAAAGAGAAAACAAGACGACGGCACCGGCGCCGGCATCTTCCATTTTGAGGATATTGTCCACTTTTTCAGACAAGGGATTGGCAGAAACTACCAGGGGCGATTTTAAATGCAATCCCATATATCGGGAGGTTATATCAAGCATGTATATTAAGTTTGATGCAATCCGAGGATTGTAGGTTTTTTAATTTGATATTACATTGACTGAACATGAGCGTACAGATTACAAAACTGGCTGAAAATCATGGGCTCCATATCCTGCCATGTCTTCATAGGTTTTCCAGCGTAGGTCTACAATCTCCTGGGCGAGAACCATAAGTTTTTCTGCTTCTTTAGGTTGAGTTTGAGTGAGTACTTTGTACCTCAATTCGTTGTAAGCATAATCTCTAAATGGCATGGTGGGCCGTGGAGAATCAAGGATAAATGGATTTCTATTATTTTTTCTCAAAACAGGATTGTATCTGATCAATGGCCAATAACCACTGGATACTGCTTTTTGCTGTTGATTCAATCCATCCTCCATATTGATGCCATGAGCAATACAATGACTATATGCCAGTACTAGCGACGGACCATCATATGCTTCAGCTTCTCGCATGGCTAACAAAGTCTGTTGAGGATTGGCACCCATGGCTACCTGGGCTACATATACATTGCCATAAGAGATGGCCTGCATCGCCAGGTCTTTTTTGCCTACTCTTTTACCGGCAGCTGCAAACTTAGCTGTGGCAGCAGTAGGCGTAGCTTTCGACATCTGGCCTCCAGTATTTGAATACACTTCCGTATCCAGTACCAATACATTGATATTGCGTCCGCTAGCCAGGGCGTGATCCAAACCACCCGACCCTATGTCGTAGGCCCATCCATCACCTCCAATCAGCCAAACACTTCTTTTAATGAGTTGGTCTACCACTGACATCAAGTGCTTAGCATCCAGATCATTGATATTTCTGAGCAATGCCTTTAGTCTGGAGATTCGATGTCTTTGAGCTTCTATTTCACTTTCGTGATGTTGTTTGCTATCTATTAATTCAGTGACAAAATCTTCGCCTAATTTGGGTGCGAGCCTTTGGAGTAATTGGTGGGCAATCGCTAATTGTTTATCGGTGGTCAATCGCATCCCGAGGCCAAACTCTGCATTGTCTTCGAATAAGGAATTTGACCATGCCGGACCTTTGCCCTGGGCATTGGTCGTCCAGGGAGTGGTAGGCAGATTGCCCCCATAGATTGAAGAACAGCCGGTCGCATTGGCCACCAATAGGCGATCGCCAAAAAGTTGAGTTAGTACTTTGATGTAAGGGGTCTCGCCGCAGCCTGCGCATGCACCTGAAAACTCAAACAAGGGTTGTAAAAACTGGACTCCATGTACCGTGGAGAAATTGACACCTGCTCTTTCATTTTCCGGCAATTTTTCAAAGTATCCGATGTTAGTTTTTTCTATTTCGATGATTGCATCTTTTGGTTTTAAGTTGATCGCCTTTTTGTCCCGGTCCTTTCTATCCGTCACCGGACATACTTCGAAACAAAGATTGCACCCGGTACAATCTTCAAGATATACCTGCAAAGTATACCTGGTCTCCGGGTAGCCTCTTGCATTGATCGGAGCGGATTTAAATCCGTCTGGAGCCTTAGCCAGATATTTTTCATTGTAAAATTTTGATCTGATCACACTATGAGGGCAGACAAAACTGCAATTGCCGCATTGAATACAAATATCTGGCTCCCAGACGGCTATGATATCGGAGATGTTTCGTTTTTCATATTTGGTCGTGCCACTAGGATATGTCCCGTCGACGGGCAGTGCACTGACAGGTATTTCATCGCCATGACCTTGCATCATCATCTGGGTCACAGTCCTCACAAATTCGGGAGCATCCTGGGAGATTGGTTGTGATGGTTTAAAAACAGCAGTGGTATGCTCAGGAATGGTGACTTTGAATAAATTTTCAAGGGTTTGATCTACCGCTTTAAAATTTTGTTCTACTACTTTGGGACCTTTTTTGAAGTAAGATTTTTCAATAGCTTTTTTAATCTGTGCGATAGCCTGATCAGGGGGCAATACACCGGACAGAGCAAAGAAACAAGTCTGCATAATGGTGTTGATCCTGCCTGCCATACCTGTCTGCCTGGCCACCGAGGTCGCATCGATGACGAAAAGATTAAGGTTTTTGTGCAGGATAGTTTGCTGGATATTCAATGGTAGTTGATCCCAGATCTCGTCCTTATCATACGGGCTGTTGAGTAATAAGGTTGCATTGGGTTTTGCCTGACCCAGGACATCTTCTTTACTCAGGAAATTAAATTGATGGCAAGCAATGAAATCCGCACTCGAAATCAAATAGGGCGCGTGAATCGGGTTTTTGGAAAATCTCAAATGCGAAACTGTTTTAGCTCCGGATTTTTTTGAATCATACACAAAATATCCCTGGGCAAAAAGGTCAGTATTTTCACCAATGATCTTTATAGTGTTTTTATTAGCTCCGACAGTTCCATCTGCACCAAGGCCAAAAAACAAAGCCTGGGTCCATTCACTTTCATCCAAAGTAAAATATGGATCTACCATCAGACTGGTATGACCTACATCATCCAGGATACCTACGGTAAAATGGTTCTTTGGTGTCTCAGCGCTCAATTCATCAAAGACTGCCTTGATCATGGCAGGAGTGACTTCTTTGGATGAGAGCCCATAACGGCCCCCGATGATGGTGGGCATTTGCGTTATACTGCCTGCTGCATAGGCCTCAGCAAAGCTGACGATTACATCCTGGTACATAGGTTCGCCGGAGGCACCAGGTTCTTTGGTTCTATCCAATACAGCTATTTTTTTAACTGTATTGGGAATAGCAGCTAAAAATGCTTCGGTAGGGAAGGGGCGGTACAAAGTGATCTGAATGACTCCTGTTTTTTCGCCATATTTTTCAAGAAACAATGCAGTCTCGATAGCTGTATCGGCACCTGAGCCCATAATGACGATGATTTTGGTTGCATCCTCTGGCCCATGGTATTTCACTGGAGCATATTGTCTGCCAGTGAGATTATAAAATTTGAGCATTTCTTCACTGAGTATGCCAGGGACCTTTGTGTAATATGGATTGACTGTCTCTCTGCCTTGAAAATATACATCCGGATTTTGAGCCGTCCCCCTAATAAATGGATGATCGGGATTAAGCCCTCTCGATCGATGAGCAAATACCAGGTCGTCATCGATCATGGCCCGGATCTCCTCTTCTGTCAACAAAGTGATTTTATTCACCTCATGCGAAGTCCTGAAACCATCAAAGAAATGGATAAAAGGCACCCTGGCCTTCAAAGTGGTAGCCTGTGAGATAAGAGCCATGTCATGTGCCTCTTGTACGTTGGACGAAGCTAACAAAGCAAAACCAGTCGTACGGGCAGCCATAACATCCTGGTGGTCACCAAAGATGGACAATCCCTGGGCAGCCAAAGACCTGGCAGCCACATGAATCACAGCGGAGGTAAGCTCACCGGCTATCTTATACATATTGGGAAGCATCAGCATCAATCCCTGAGAAGCGGTATAGGTAGTGGTCAATGAACCAGTTTGCAGGGCTCCGTGTACGGTGCCTGCGGCCCCACCTTCACTCTGCATTTCTATGACCTCAGGTATATTACCCCAGATATTTTTAATTCCTTTTGATGCCCACTCATCTGCAAACTCTGCCATAGTAGAAGAGGGAGTAATAGGGTAGATGGCACATACTTCATTTACTCGATAAGCTACATATACTGCAGCTTCATTGCCGTCGATTGTAGCGACTTTATGTTTTTTATCTTCCATCATATTATTTTTAGATCAGGTATCATATCTATGGCATGGCAAGGGCATTGCTCAAAACATACACCGCATCCAGTGCACAGATTGTAATTAAATCTATATCTCCTTCCTGGCCCCAGCTTGATGATGGCGTCTTCCGGACATGCTCCAAAACATCCATCGCATTCAAAACAATTGCCGCAAGAAAGACATCGCTGTGCTTCGTATTGAGCTTGTGTAGCAGTGAGGCCTGATACGATCTCATCAAATCCGGTGATAGCATCCTTTGAAGTGATATGGTCTTGATGACTGACAGGCGCTTGTGTCTTGAACCAAACTTGCAGCTGTTCGATAGTTACGATCGGATTGTTATTTTGTTTTGAGTAAATGGTATTGTTTAACCAGGCATCAATATTTTTAGCCGCTTTTTTGCCATGTCCTGTTGCGATGGTCACCGTACGCTGACTGGGTACCATATCTCCTCCAGCGAATATGCCAGCATGACCGGTCATCATCGTTTGATCTACCTCTACTGTGCCATCATCTTTGAGTTGGATGCCGTCGATATTTCTCAAAAAATCAGTATCGGTGTCTTGACCCAGGGCCAATATCAGCGAATCAGCCTCCAGCGTCTCAAAAATGCCGGTAGGGATAGGCTTACCATCAACGATTTCCATTTGTTCGATGGTGATGGAGCCTGTATCCAGATTTTTTATGGTACTCAACCAATGGATTTTGATCCCCTCACTCAGCGCTTCATCTGCTTCAAATTGGTGTGCAGGCATGTGCTCTCGGTCTCTTCTGTAGATGATCAGTGCCTCCTCAACTCCTAGCCTTTTAGCTATCCTCGCGGCGTCCATAGCCGTATTGCCGCCTCCATAGATGGCTACTTTGCGCCCAAGGTGAGGTTTAAAACCCAATTCTACTTCTTTGAGGAAACTGACAGCATCCAGGATTTTGCCTGCTTCGCGGGCCGGGATATCTGTTTTTTTGCCGATATGTGCTCCGATAGCGATAAACACTGCATCAAAGCCGCCCCGCATTTTTTCTTCCAGAACATCATTGACTTTGTAATTTAGCTTTATATCGACCCCGAGATCTTCTATTCTTTTAATCTCAGCTCTCAATATATTCCTCGGCAGTCGATAAGCAGGGATACCAAAGTTCATCATACCTCCAGCTACCGGGCCTGCCTCATAGATGGCTACCTCGTGACCCAATCGGGACAAGTGATATGCAGAAGACAAACCACTAGGTCCTGCACCTATAATCAAAACTTTTTTCCCCGTTTTGTGCCTGGGTTTTGGAAAAGACCAATTTTCCTTGATAGCCATATCTCCCAAAAACCTTTCAACTGCATGAATGCTCACGGGTGAATCCATAGACGCTCGATTGCAATCGGATTCACATGGATGATAGCAGACTCTACCATGGATGGCTGCCATCGGATTGTCTTCAGTCAGTTTCAACCAGGCTTCTTTATGCTGACCTGCCTGGGCAAGACTGAGCCAGGCCTGAATATTTTCCCCTGCAGGGCAAGCATGGTTGCAGGGAGGGAGAAAATCGGTATAAACCGGCATCTTACTCCTGCTAGGTCCTGTACCTGATGCATGGTCACGAAGATCAGTCTTGGGAGTAAGGTCTGTTTTTAAATTAGCCATATCATTGCTTTTCATTGGACATTATCCAATTCGATTCAAAAAATGGGTGAATTATCATTTTGATTTTTTATCATCTTCCAGTGCTGCATGGGCTGCTGCCAGCCTTGCAATTGGCACTCTAAATGGGGAGCAGCTCACATAATTCATCCCGATACGATGGCAAAACTTGACACTCTCCGGATCCCCACCATGTTCGCCACAAATACCCACTTTTAAGTTTGGCTTGGTTGCCCTACCCATCCGCGTTCCGGTTTTGATCAACTCACCGACTCCATCTTGATCTATGGTCTGGAAGGGGTCTTCTTTGAGTATTTTTTGATCGAGATAATTTGGCAGAAATCCACCTATGTCATCCCTGCTAAATCCAAAACTCATTTGAGTCAAATCATTGGTTCCGAAGCTGAAAAAATCTGAAGCTTCCGCCATTCTCCCTGCTTTAATTGCTGCGCGGGGAGTTTCTATCATCGTGCCATACAAATAAGGGATTTTCTTTATTTTTTTTGCTGCACATACTTCTTTGTACACCCGGTCTACGATGACTTTTTGATGTATGAGCTCATTGACAGTGACTGTGACAGGAATCATGATCTCAGGCAGTGCTTTTTTGCCGGCATTGATCAGCTCTGCAGCAGCTTCAAAAATGGCCCTGACTTGCATTTCGGTTATTTCTGGATAGCTGATACCCAACCTTACACCACGGTGACCTAGCATAGGATTGTTTTCATGTAAGGCCAGTACACGACGACGCAAAAGTCCAAGACTGATGCCAAGCTCTTTGCTGAGTTCTTTGAGTTTTTCTGTATCGTGTGGTACAAATTCGTGAAGAGGAGGATCGAGCAGGCGTATGGTCACCGGGTGGCCTTGCATCACCTTCAAGGTGTCTTTAATATCTTTTTTGACAAATTTAAATAACTCATTAAGAGCGGATTTTCGCTCTTTTTCGGTTTTGCTTACAATCATTTTTCTTAAAAGGAATAGTGGTTGCTCGCTACCTGAGCCATAAAACATGTGTTCGGTTCGAAACAAGCCTATTCCTTCAGCTCCAAATTTGAGCCCCTGGGCAGCGTCATGGGGAGTTTCGGCATTGGTACGCACGCCGAGAGTTTTGGTTTTATCGACCAGTTTCATCAGGTTTTTATAAGATTCGTTTTTATCGAGGTCTATATCTACCAGGGGCAAACTACCTTCATAGACTAATCCTTTAGTACCATTGAGCGTGATCCAGTCACCTTCTTTGAGGATCTTTCCTTTATTGGTCTTGAGAGTTTTGGATTCATGGTGGATTTCGATATCCCCACATCCTACAATGCAGCATTTTCCCCAGCCTCTTGCGACCAAAGCTGCATGCGAGGTCATACCCCCTTTTATGGTCAGAATAGCCTGAGATTTGTGCATACCGTCTACATCCTCAGGCGATGTTTCTTCACGCACCAGAATCACCTTTTCACCTTTATGGGCCCATTCTACCGCTTCCTGGGAGGTAAAAACTATCCTGCCTTTGGCACCACCAGGTCCGGCGGGCAGTCCTTTGGCGATATTAGGCGTGATGAGCTCTACTTTTGGATCAAGCATAGGCAAAAGCAATTCAACCAGTTGATTAGGTGCGACCCTCAAAATGGCTGTACGTGAGTCAATTAGGCGCTGCTTATGCATCTCGGTAGCCATACGGACTGCTGCCACCCCGTTTCTTTTTCCAACCCTGCATTGGAGCATATATAACTTGCCTTTTTCGATCGTAAACTCAATGTCCTGCATGTCTTTGTAATGGTTTTCCAACCGATGTTGATACTGATCGAGCTCTTTATACAAGGCAGGCATAAATTTTTCCAACGTGGTATGTTGCTGGCTTTGAGCATTTTTAGAGTATTCATTGATAGGAGATGGCGTACGGCTACCAGATACTACATCTTCTCCCTGGGCATTGACCAGGTATTCACCATAAAATTTGTTTTCGCCTGAACCAGGATTACGTGTAAAAGCTACTCCTGTGCAGCTATCATTACCCATATTTCCAAATACCATGGCTTGAACATTGACAGCGGTGCCCCATTCATTGGGGATTTTCTCGATGCGTCGGTATTCTATTGCCCGTTTACCATTCCAACTGCTAAAGACTGCGCCAATACTACCCCATAGCTGTTGGAAGGGATCTTCTGGAAATGGCTTGCCAAGCACTTTGATAATTGTTTTTTTATATTCTTCGATCAATGATTTTAATTCTAGGGCAGTCAATTCAGTATCGCTGCTATATCCCCGCTGTTTTTTGATTGATTCTAATTGTTCATCAAGCATTTTTCGAATGCCTTTACCACTGATTTCAATCCCTGAAGCTTTTTCCATGACCACATCCGCATACATCATAATCAGTCGCCTGTATGCGTCATATGCAAACCGGGGCTCGCCTCCATGCGCGATGAGGCCTTCAATTGTTTTTTCATTGAGTCCAATATTGAGTACCGTTTCCATCATGCCGGGCATGGACTTTCGGGCACCAGATCGCACTGACAGTAATAATGGATTTTTTTCATCACCAAATATTTTGCCGGTGATTTTTTCAATTTTTGTCAAAGCACCTTTGACCTGCGCCTGGAGCTCGGCAGGATAAGTCTTTTTATGGTCATAATAATAAGTACATACTTCGGTAGTAACGGTGAAGCCAGGGGGTACTGGTAACCTGAGATTTGGGTGCCCGGCCATCTCGGCCAGATTTGCCCCTTTGCCTCCTAAAAGGTTCTTCATCGATTCATTGCCATCCGCTTTATTTGCGCCAAAGAAGTAAACGTACTTGTGAGGTTTGGTATTTCGTGCCATTTTGTAATTAATTTATTGAAATACATAGGTAGGCACTATTCATTTTGCTTCGCAAAACCAAAGTCAGCATAGATGTTGATTTTCATCAGGCTTGTTCTTCTGATAAAACTATTAAGTAAAAAGCAATTGAAAACAATAGTGAACGATGGTCTCAGAAAGATTCCATCTCTGAGCCTATTGTTTTAATCTTAGTAACCGCACGATTATGGAAGTTAATGGTCTGGACCCTTTCATTTCGGGAGTAGGATCGCCGAGTTTGATTAGTATCAATGTATCTGAGTGATTACTCCACGAAAAAAAGTCAAAAACATTTTCGTCTTTTTCCAGCATGATTAACTTTGTTGGCTCCACTGATTCTGATAGACAATCTCCCGCATAACATAGTTGATATCGTTCGTAAATTTCCCAACCGTATATTTTGCCTTCATTGGAAAATTTTATATAAGAGCCTTCTTCTCCCGGATGGTCTATATTCCTATAATTTCCTGAAATAGCAGATTTGTTAAAATAAAAATCAAAAGTCTTTTCAGGATCCAACACCATAAGTACCCTGCTATATGTCGAAGGGGTAGTCATCCCGGTAAAAACAGTGTCAAATAAAATTAAATGCTGGTCATCTGGCAGACTAAAGGTAAAGTCTCTCATCTGATTATTTAATCTAAAGGCTGATTTGAGCAAATATTCAGACCCTTTCTTTTCCGTTTTAAGGCTGAACATTTCTATCCCATTGTTTATAAAAGCTTTTCCGGTGGAATCAAATATTAACTGTGGGCAATAAAATGGAATCTCATGATAAGGGAATGAATTAAGATTATCCAGCAGCGTTTGATTGATGAAAGTGCCAGTCAGGGAGCGTTGAGATGAAGGCTGGTTAGATTTACATCGATATAGACTTACCAGGGAGATGACGAGCAAAAAGTTTATTATGAATTTCATTTATGTGGGAGTATTCGACGGTAAAAATAGTCTAAAATGTCATTTGCGTATAAATAGGACGATACAATATCCTATAGCGAGCAATATCGTTTCGCCCATCCCGAGCAAATAAATCATACCGGCTCCTGGTCCCTGAGGCACGATGGCTTGGGCCCAGGTATTAAAAAAAAGATGGCCCAAAATAACCGAACTCAAAAATATTCTCATTCGAATAAATGGAGCATTCCCTTTAAAGTATACAAGTGTAAGATAGATCATGGCGAAAATTATTATTGGCCATGCCCAGGTCAGGGTTTCTAGCTGATCATTATACTTACCGGCTGATTGGTTATTAATCCTTGACATCATACACGCTATGAAGATGCTCATTAGCCAAATGATCTCCGGACCTATCCATTGAAACCTTGATTTCAATTTTTAATCTATTTATCTGGCTCTTTGTTGTATTGATTCCGAAGTAGCATCGAGTAGCCCGATCGCTTGAATTAATTGTTCAGTAGGTCTTGCTTCTGTAGATTGCAGAATATTCAGTAAATACAGATATTTAGTCTGGAGCCCTACTATAGTCTCCTGATCGTCTGGTACAGCAGTGATGCTGCTATAAATCAGGTCAGGAAGTTCGGCTTCGCCTTCTCCTCGGATATTTTGCAACACCTGCTTTTGGTCTTGCCCGACTTGTTTGAGCCTGCGATCAATATTTTCTTTAAGTGATTGAAGTTGATTATACTTCTGATGACAATGCATAGACCATTCTGTCTGAGTTAATAAGTCAGCCGAAGAGATACTCACCCGGGGGTCTAATAGAATGTTTATTTTTTGAGTGATTGATAGACCATCTACGATCAACTTGATGGTATAAATTCCTGGATGGACATAGGGACCCATTGGGCTGGTTGGGGTCTTGTGATTTACAGCTGCGATGGTCAA encodes:
- a CDS encoding dihydroorotate dehydrogenase-like protein; amino-acid sequence: MLDITSRYMGLHLKSPLVVSANPLSEKVDNILKMEDAGAGAVVLFSLFEEQIKQDAHKLEQVLRSTTNAFAEAADFFPDLDEYAVDTSQYLEIIRQAKERTDIPIIASLNGITPHGWTEYALDIERAGADGLEINVYFIPADINITNAEVEKRYLDIVQLIRKTVKIPIAVKLNPYFSALGHMANQLQQSGADALVLFNRFYQPDFDIDNLSVIPNLEFSHPSEIRLPLLWIAILHGRIPVSLAATTGVHGAKELIKYILAGADVAMCASALYRHGIPWIKDILDDLKWYMREMGFKSMDAFRGSMSQEHVSDPTAYERSNYIKILENKNLRNIK
- the nifJ gene encoding pyruvate:ferredoxin (flavodoxin) oxidoreductase, which encodes MEDKKHKVATIDGNEAAVYVAYRVNEVCAIYPITPSSTMAEFADEWASKGIKNIWGNIPEVIEMQSEGGAAGTVHGALQTGSLTTTYTASQGLMLMLPNMYKIAGELTSAVIHVAARSLAAQGLSIFGDHQDVMAARTTGFALLASSNVQEAHDMALISQATTLKARVPFIHFFDGFRTSHEVNKITLLTEEEIRAMIDDDLVFAHRSRGLNPDHPFIRGTAQNPDVYFQGRETVNPYYTKVPGILSEEMLKFYNLTGRQYAPVKYHGPEDATKIIVIMGSGADTAIETALFLEKYGEKTGVIQITLYRPFPTEAFLAAIPNTVKKIAVLDRTKEPGASGEPMYQDVIVSFAEAYAAGSITQMPTIIGGRYGLSSKEVTPAMIKAVFDELSAETPKNHFTVGILDDVGHTSLMVDPYFTLDESEWTQALFFGLGADGTVGANKNTIKIIGENTDLFAQGYFVYDSKKSGAKTVSHLRFSKNPIHAPYLISSADFIACHQFNFLSKEDVLGQAKPNATLLLNSPYDKDEIWDQLPLNIQQTILHKNLNLFVIDATSVARQTGMAGRINTIMQTCFFALSGVLPPDQAIAQIKKAIEKSYFKKGPKVVEQNFKAVDQTLENLFKVTIPEHTTAVFKPSQPISQDAPEFVRTVTQMMMQGHGDEIPVSALPVDGTYPSGTTKYEKRNISDIIAVWEPDICIQCGNCSFVCPHSVIRSKFYNEKYLAKAPDGFKSAPINARGYPETRYTLQVYLEDCTGCNLCFEVCPVTDRKDRDKKAINLKPKDAIIEIEKTNIGYFEKLPENERAGVNFSTVHGVQFLQPLFEFSGACAGCGETPYIKVLTQLFGDRLLVANATGCSSIYGGNLPTTPWTTNAQGKGPAWSNSLFEDNAEFGLGMRLTTDKQLAIAHQLLQRLAPKLGEDFVTELIDSKQHHESEIEAQRHRISRLKALLRNINDLDAKHLMSVVDQLIKRSVWLIGGDGWAYDIGSGGLDHALASGRNINVLVLDTEVYSNTGGQMSKATPTAATAKFAAAGKRVGKKDLAMQAISYGNVYVAQVAMGANPQQTLLAMREAEAYDGPSLVLAYSHCIAHGINMEDGLNQQQKAVSSGYWPLIRYNPVLRKNNRNPFILDSPRPTMPFRDYAYNELRYKVLTQTQPKEAEKLMVLAQEIVDLRWKTYEDMAGYGAHDFQPVL
- a CDS encoding NAD(P)-binding protein, coding for MANLKTDLTPKTDLRDHASGTGPSRSKMPVYTDFLPPCNHACPAGENIQAWLSLAQAGQHKEAWLKLTEDNPMAAIHGRVCYHPCESDCNRASMDSPVSIHAVERFLGDMAIKENWSFPKPRHKTGKKVLIIGAGPSGLSSAYHLSRLGHEVAIYEAGPVAGGMMNFGIPAYRLPRNILRAEIKRIEDLGVDIKLNYKVNDVLEEKMRGGFDAVFIAIGAHIGKKTDIPAREAGKILDAVSFLKEVELGFKPHLGRKVAIYGGGNTAMDAARIAKRLGVEEALIIYRRDREHMPAHQFEADEALSEGIKIHWLSTIKNLDTGSITIEQMEIVDGKPIPTGIFETLEADSLILALGQDTDTDFLRNIDGIQLKDDGTVEVDQTMMTGHAGIFAGGDMVPSQRTVTIATGHGKKAAKNIDAWLNNTIYSKQNNNPIVTIEQLQVWFKTQAPVSHQDHITSKDAITGFDEIVSGLTATQAQYEAQRCLSCGNCFECDGCFGACPEDAIIKLGPGRRYRFNYNLCTGCGVCFEQCPCHAIDMIPDLKII
- a CDS encoding pyruvate, phosphate dikinase; amino-acid sequence: MARNTKPHKYVYFFGANKADGNESMKNLLGGKGANLAEMAGHPNLRLPVPPGFTVTTEVCTYYYDHKKTYPAELQAQVKGALTKIEKITGKIFGDEKNPLLLSVRSGARKSMPGMMETVLNIGLNEKTIEGLIAHGGEPRFAYDAYRRLIMMYADVVMEKASGIEISGKGIRKMLDEQLESIKKQRGYSSDTELTALELKSLIEEYKKTIIKVLGKPFPEDPFQQLWGSIGAVFSSWNGKRAIEYRRIEKIPNEWGTAVNVQAMVFGNMGNDSCTGVAFTRNPGSGENKFYGEYLVNAQGEDVVSGSRTPSPINEYSKNAQSQQHTTLEKFMPALYKELDQYQHRLENHYKDMQDIEFTIEKGKLYMLQCRVGKRNGVAAVRMATEMHKQRLIDSRTAILRVAPNQLVELLLPMLDPKVELITPNIAKGLPAGPGGAKGRIVFTSQEAVEWAHKGEKVILVREETSPEDVDGMHKSQAILTIKGGMTSHAALVARGWGKCCIVGCGDIEIHHESKTLKTNKGKILKEGDWITLNGTKGLVYEGSLPLVDIDLDKNESYKNLMKLVDKTKTLGVRTNAETPHDAAQGLKFGAEGIGLFRTEHMFYGSGSEQPLFLLRKMIVSKTEKERKSALNELFKFVKKDIKDTLKVMQGHPVTIRLLDPPLHEFVPHDTEKLKELSKELGISLGLLRRRVLALHENNPMLGHRGVRLGISYPEITEMQVRAIFEAAAELINAGKKALPEIMIPVTVTVNELIHQKVIVDRVYKEVCAAKKIKKIPYLYGTMIETPRAAIKAGRMAEASDFFSFGTNDLTQMSFGFSRDDIGGFLPNYLDQKILKEDPFQTIDQDGVGELIKTGTRMGRATKPNLKVGICGEHGGDPESVKFCHRIGMNYVSCSPFRVPIARLAAAHAALEDDKKSK